Within the Gemmatimonadaceae bacterium genome, the region CGCTTTACCTCGGCGAGTTCGTCGAGCGTATCGACGCCGCGCATTCCCAGGTGGTCGCTCTGCACGTTGAGGACGGCGCCGACATCGACGCGCCGCACTCCCATGCCGGCGCGCAGCAGTCCGCCACGTGCAATCTCCAGCACCGCCACGTCGACCGAGGGGTCGCTGAGCACCATGCGCGTGGCCACCGGCCCCGTCATGTCGCCGGCCACGGTGCGTTGCCCGTCCACGTACACGCCGTCGGTGCTGGTGAGGCCCACGCACTTCCCGGCGAGCTTGTGGATGTGGGCCAGCATGCGCGCCGTGGTCGTCTTCCCGTTGGTCCCGGTCACCGCGGCGATGGGGATGAGCGAGGGCGAGCCGTGGGGGAAGAGCATGTCGACCGTCTTGCCGGCCACATCGCGCGGCTTTCCCTCGCTAGGGGCCATGTGCATGCGGTAGCCCGGCGCAGCGTTCACCTCGCAGATGGCGCCGCCGATGTCCTTGTACGACTTGGCGATATCGGGCGTGAGGAAGTCGACGCCGCCCACGTCGAGCCCGATGGCCTTGATGGCGCGCACCGCCATCTCCACGTTGTCGGGGTGCACGACGTCGGTGACGTCGGCGGCGGTGCCGCCGGTGGAGAGGTTTGCCGTCAGGCGCAACATCACCACCTCGCCCTCGGCCGGGACGGTGAAGCGCGAGTAGCCCTTGGTGTCCATGAGGCGCGTGGCCTCGTGGTCGATCTCGATGCGGGTCAGGACCTTTTCATGCCCGATGCCGCGCCGCGGGTCGGAGTTCACCTCGGCGACCAGCGCCTCGATCGTGCGGACGCCGTCGCCCACCACGTGCCCCGGCATACGCTTGGAGGCGGCGACCAGTTCGCCGTCGATGACCAGCATGCGGTGGTCGGCGCCGGAGATGAACGACTCCACCAGCACCGAGCGCGAGTGCTCCTTTGCCTTCTGGAAGGCCTCGCGCACCGCGAGCTCGTCCTGGAGGAAGATCGAGACGCCGCGACCGTGATTCGCGTTGTAGGGTTTCACCACCACCGGGTAACCAATGCGCCGCGCGGCCTGTACCGCGCCATCCTCGGATTGCACCAGCCGCTGCTGCGGCACCGGCAACCCTAACGACGAAAGGATCCGGTTGGTCTCCTCCTTGTCCGACGCCAGTTCCACGGCGATGTGCGGGGTGAGCGAAGTAACGGTGGCCTGGATGCGCTTCTGGTACTTTCCGTAGCCGAGCTGGATGAGGGAGAAGTCGTTGAGCCGGATCCAGGGGATGCCGCGGCGCGCCGCCTCGCGCACGATCGACGCCGTCGACGGGCCCAGCGCGCGGCGCTGCGCGTAGCGGATGAACTCGTCGCGTGCCACGTCCCACTTCCACTCGGCGTCCCAGTCCGCCGGCTGCAACTCGCGGGGGAGGAGCGAGTGGAGGAGGGCGAGCGCCAGGTCGGCCGCCTCGTTCCCCACGTCGCCCTGCTCGTACTCGAACACCACGTCGTACACGCCGGGGCGATCGTCCATCGAGCGCGTCTTGCCGAAGGTGACGTCCTCGCCGGCGATGTTCTGCAACTCGATCGCGACGTGCTCGAGGACGTGCCCCAGCCATGTTCCCTCGTCTTCCGACATGCGGCGAATGAAGCCCCCGGCTTCGCCGTAGCTGCACCCGTGCTCCACGAGCCCGGGGAGGCGATCGACGAGGGCGTCGATGAACGCCTGCCCCAGTCGCATCGTGGGCCAGTACTCGACCTCGCCCAGGTCCACCTCGAGGCGGATGACCGGGAAGTGGGCGTAGATGCTGGGGCCGACGAAGGTGCGGCGGTCGGAGATCTTCATGAGAAGACGAGAGGACGAGAAGACGGGAAGACGAGGTCGATGGTGCGAACGTCGGGGTATGGTCGCGCGTGGTTGGGCGCGAGCGATACTGCACACTCGCCTCGTGCCGGCGGCGCTACTCCGCCGGCTGCAACGTGCTGACGGTGGCCTTGCGGGTGTGGAGGTTGTAGGTGGCGCCGTGGGTGAGGATGTGCAGCTGCACGCCGACGAGCGAGACGGGTTGTCCGCGGTCGGTGTGGTCGGCGCTGGAGTACTCCACGCGCGACGGGTCGATGCAGGTGATGCCGCCCGAGCCGCGGATCTCGATCACCTCGTCCGGGCCGATGAAGGCGGCGGTGTCCTCGTCGAGCCCCAGCCCCACGGCAAACGGGTTGAGCGCCAGCGCCATCAGCAGGCGCCCCAGCCGGTCGCGCTGGCGAAAGTGCTGGTCGATGACGACGCGGTTGGTGAGGCCGAGCCCGGGGGCCAGCGTCGCCATTCCGACTTTAGGGGTCGGCCCTTCCTCGCCGAAGGCGATCATGTGCTCGGAGAGGAACGCCGCGCCGGCCGACGTCCCGGCGACGTGCTGCCCGCTGGCGTTGCGCCGTCGCAGGAGCTTGGCGACCGGTGTCCCGCCTAACGTGGTGGAGAGCTTGAGCTGGTTGCCGCCGGTGAGGAAGACGCCGTCGGCGTGCTCCAGCACGGCGAGGTAATCCTCGTCGTCGGCGTCGCTGCGCCGTTCGATGGCCACCGCCTTGGCCCGCTTGGCGCCGAGCTTGAGGAAGAGCGTCTCGTAGTCGCGCCCGGTCGATGCATCCGACGAGGCGGTTGGCAGGATGGCGATTGTGGCCGAGCGCGCGCCGCACAGGTAGACGAAGTGCTCGAGGATATCCGAATCGCCAATGCGGCCGCCGATGGGGATGATGTAGCCGCGGCTGGCGTGGGCGGGGACTTTGGAAGGGGACAAACTTGGGACGGGAGACGGGGGAGGGGAGACGGGAGTGGCGACGCGCGTTGCGCATCGCCGGGGGGCGTGGAGGGGCGTGGGGGCAAGGTACCGGGGGTGGGTGGGGATGGCGAGGCGCGGGGAAGGGCGCCGGTCTGTCGCGTCTGTCCGAGGTTCAAACACTCTGCAGCATGAAAGGCGTTGCACACACCGCCAGAAGCGCGACTCATCCCCCGGGCTATCGACACCACCCACCACGCGCTGCACCTTCCCGCCCCCCGCACGCGGCAA harbors:
- the cphA gene encoding cyanophycin synthetase, with the translated sequence MKISDRRTFVGPSIYAHFPVIRLEVDLGEVEYWPTMRLGQAFIDALVDRLPGLVEHGCSYGEAGGFIRRMSEDEGTWLGHVLEHVAIELQNIAGEDVTFGKTRSMDDRPGVYDVVFEYEQGDVGNEAADLALALLHSLLPRELQPADWDAEWKWDVARDEFIRYAQRRALGPSTASIVREAARRGIPWIRLNDFSLIQLGYGKYQKRIQATVTSLTPHIAVELASDKEETNRILSSLGLPVPQQRLVQSEDGAVQAARRIGYPVVVKPYNANHGRGVSIFLQDELAVREAFQKAKEHSRSVLVESFISGADHRMLVIDGELVAASKRMPGHVVGDGVRTIEALVAEVNSDPRRGIGHEKVLTRIEIDHEATRLMDTKGYSRFTVPAEGEVVMLRLTANLSTGGTAADVTDVVHPDNVEMAVRAIKAIGLDVGGVDFLTPDIAKSYKDIGGAICEVNAAPGYRMHMAPSEGKPRDVAGKTVDMLFPHGSPSLIPIAAVTGTNGKTTTARMLAHIHKLAGKCVGLTSTDGVYVDGQRTVAGDMTGPVATRMVLSDPSVDVAVLEIARGGLLRAGMGVRRVDVGAVLNVQSDHLGMRGVDTLDELAEVKRIIAEVARDTAVLNADDPRVLRMAAYTEAKSVCYVTMNPQHELVREHIRAGGRAIALEGGVNGQMITIYDRGAHIPLLWTHLVPATMEGKATFNVQNAMFAAAMAFAMGVRLEDIRNGLRTFHTTFYQAPGRLNVFDEHPFKVIMDYGHNAAAVDSVCQLVRRLDVKGRRICVVAGPGDRRDEDIVEIGEVAARGNFDHYICRRDDDLRGRDGEEVPRLIRDTLLRSGIPAERISLIPDEQEAHEAALAMARPGDLVLLFADALVRSWKQVVYFRSSADRTAEEATRSTGEFLASQATQGAPTPAPILSRDGDVTPVATLGDDLVLVRDERGVHIARDQED
- a CDS encoding cyanophycinase, translated to MSPSKVPAHASRGYIIPIGGRIGDSDILEHFVYLCGARSATIAILPTASSDASTGRDYETLFLKLGAKRAKAVAIERRSDADDEDYLAVLEHADGVFLTGGNQLKLSTTLGGTPVAKLLRRRNASGQHVAGTSAGAAFLSEHMIAFGEEGPTPKVGMATLAPGLGLTNRVVIDQHFRQRDRLGRLLMALALNPFAVGLGLDEDTAAFIGPDEVIEIRGSGGITCIDPSRVEYSSADHTDRGQPVSLVGVQLHILTHGATYNLHTRKATVSTLQPAE